The following coding sequences are from one Loxodonta africana isolate mLoxAfr1 chromosome 18, mLoxAfr1.hap2, whole genome shotgun sequence window:
- the RAB5C gene encoding ras-related protein Rab-5C, with protein sequence MAGRGGAARPNGPASGNKICQFKLVLLGESAVGKSSLVLRFVKGQFHEYQESTIGAAFLTQTVCLDDTTVKFEIWDTAGQERYHSLAPMYYRGAQAAIVVYDITNTDTFARAKNWVKELQRQASPNIVIALAGNKADLASKRAVEFQEAQAYADDNSLLFMETSAKTAMNVNEIFMAIAKKLPKNEPQNAAGAPGRNRGVDLQENNPASRSQCCSN encoded by the exons ATGGCGGGTCGGGGAGGTGCAGCACGACCCAACGGACCAGCCTCTGGGAACAAGATCTGCCAATTTAAGCTGGTCCTGCTGGGGGAATCTGCGGTGGGCAAATCCAGCCTTGTCCTCCGCTTTGTCAAGGGCCAATTCCACGAGTACCAGGAGAGCACAATTGGAG CGGCCTTCCTCACACAGACTGTCTGCTTGGACGACACAACAGTCAAGTTTGAGATCTGGGACACAGCTGGACAGGAGCGGTATCACAGTCTGGCCCCCATGTATTATCGGGGGGCCCAGGCCGCCATCGTGGTCTATGACATCACCAACACG GATACATTTGCACGGGCCAAGAACTGGGTAAAGGAGTTACAGAGGCAGGCCAGCCCCAACATCGTCATCGCACTTGCGGGCAACAAGGCGGACCTGGCCAGCAAGAGAGCCGTGGAATTCCAG GAAGCACAAGCCTATGCAGATGACAACAGTTTGCTGTTCATGGAAACATCAGCAAAGACTGCAATGAATGTGAATGAAATTTTCATGGCAATAG CTAAGAAGCTTCCCAAGAACGAGCCCCAGAATGCTGCTGGTGCTCCAGGCCGGAACCGAGGCGTGGACCTTCAGGAGAACAACCCAGCCAGCCGGAGCCAGTGCTGCAGCAACTGA
- the HSPB9 gene encoding heat shock protein beta-9, producing MQRVGSGLSNEKQVAAFRRPSVALAEQNQVARLPVQLLRDHLAAAQEDHAEGGFQLKVDAHGFTPEELDVRVDSGRLMVTGQQHLESCGPDGGSFCVTRKVHREVQLPPDLDPSAMTCCLTPSGQLCVRSQCWAPPLPEARIGPSPRLRGLSSNGSNLA from the coding sequence ATGCAGCGGGTTGGGAGCGGCCTCTCCAACGAGAAGCAGGTGGCGGCGTTCCGCCGTCCCAGCGTGGCCCTCGCTGAACAGAACCAAGTGGCCAGGCTACCGGTGCAGCTACTCAGGGACCATCTGGCAGCTGCGCAGGAGGACCACGCAGAGGGCGGTTTCCAACTGAAGGTGGATGCCCACGGCTTCACCCCGGAGGAGCTGGACGTGCGGGTCGATAGCGGGCGCCTGATGGTGACCGGCCAGCAGCACCTGGAGAGCTGTGGCCCAGACGGGGGCAGCTTCTGCGTGACGCGGAAGGTGCACCGGGAAGTGCAACTACCGCCCGACCTAGATCCTTCCGCCATGACCTGCTGCCTGACCCCCTCTGGCCAGCTGTGTGTCCGAAGCCAGTGCTGGGCGCCGCCTCTCCCGGAAGCCCGTATAGGGCCGTCTCCCAGACTCAGGGGCCTCAGCTCTAACGGTTCCAACCTAGCCTGA